The Plasmodium brasilianum strain Bolivian I chromosome 14, whole genome shotgun sequence genome contains a region encoding:
- a CDS encoding haloacid dehalogenase-like hydrolase, which yields MLKYKDSENCVNDLLHKNNIKLIAIDIDGTLSDDTGKISDENLNAIQVAKKLGINVIFATGKLRSNALKLFTQKQKEIYKVHTIDGIFSNGAYLNIKGYDYVYRNFKIMDLEFILLALSTYNILKNAVFLTVDFAYVFNDSPNKQEDIYKNELEGFRSSVKYVNIIDKSYNAVLLSTIKDIFLIGDIVSVEIYTKLYPHQEPFNELFSVLYKELEGHFKIYTPLNKDKIVLSPLNTAKVHAAHLYSQFYDIHISDVLSIGNDNNDVDLLAATGYSVAVKNSTTPAMNVAKCVSTKTNSENAVANIIYKVITGRRM from the coding sequence atgttaaaatataaggaCTCCGAAAATTGCGTAAATGACTTATTACacaaaaataacattaaattAATTGCTATTGATATAGATGGTACACTATCAGATGATACGGGTAAAATTAGTGACGAAAATTTAAATGCAATCCAGGTAGCTAAAAAATTAGgtataaatgtaattttcGCTACAGGTAAATTACGTAGTAATGCTTTAAAATTGTTTacacaaaaacaaaaagaaatttacaAAGTACACACAATTGATGGAATATTTTCAAATGGAgcttatttaaatataaagggATATGATTATGTATACCgaaatttcaaaataatggACTTAGAGTTCATTTTACTTGCATTGTcgacatataatatattaaaaaatgctGTTTTTTTAACTGTGGATTTTGCTTATGTATTTAATGATAGCCCCAATAAACaagaagatatatataaaaatgaattggAAGGGTTTAGATCATCAGtcaaatatgttaatattattgacAAAAGTTATAATGCTGTTCTCTTAAGTACTATTaaggatatttttttaattggtGATATTGTATCGGTAGAGATTTATACTAAATTATACCCTCATCAAGAACCCTTTAATGAACTATTTTCAGTgttatataaagaattagaaggtcattttaaaatatatacaccaCTTAATAAGGACAAAATAGTATTATCACCATTAAATACAGCTAAAGTACATGCAGCCCATTTATATTCACAATTTTATGATATCCACATTTCCGATGTTTTATCAATTggaaatgataataatgacgTGGATCTGTTAGCAGCTACTGGGTATTCTGTTGCTGTTAAAAACTCCACCACTCCTGCTATGAATGTAGCCAAATGTGTAAGCACAAAAACGAACAGTGAAAATGCAGTTGCTAACATTATTTACAAGGTTATTACGGGAAGGAGAATGTAA